One segment of Comamonas thiooxydans DNA contains the following:
- a CDS encoding copper resistance protein B, whose amino-acid sequence MSKALPIRALSTALLALVSIAAQAQSDHSSHGQANMQMEAPASPATTAADPHAGHGAMTGSAASGPAMDHGSMQMQGGSAPPDARDPHGYSNGLTLGSGDYAVPGVPRLMLADEHTFASLRGETLERRFSRRGDDSTAYDLQAWYGTSYNKAVLKAEGDVAKGKLEESRTELLWSRAATTYWDTQLGLRLDNGVGPSRQWLAFGVQGLAPYWFELEATAYVGSGGRTALRLNASYELLLTQRLILEPRAEMQFYGKDDPERHIGKGLAEASAGLRLRYEFSRQFAPYIGVERAGSFGRTADLVRADGGRAQQTRWVAGVRFWF is encoded by the coding sequence ATGTCCAAAGCACTCCCTATTCGTGCATTGTCCACTGCGCTCCTCGCTCTGGTGAGTATTGCGGCCCAGGCGCAAAGCGACCATTCATCGCATGGCCAAGCGAATATGCAAATGGAAGCACCGGCAAGCCCTGCCACAACTGCAGCTGATCCACATGCAGGTCATGGTGCTATGACTGGCAGCGCTGCAAGCGGCCCTGCGATGGATCACGGCAGCATGCAGATGCAAGGGGGATCCGCACCTCCAGATGCTCGCGACCCACATGGGTATTCCAATGGGTTGACCTTGGGATCGGGCGATTACGCGGTGCCTGGCGTCCCGCGCTTGATGCTTGCGGACGAGCATACCTTTGCCTCGCTGCGTGGTGAGACCCTGGAACGCCGTTTTTCACGCAGAGGTGATGATTCAACGGCCTATGACTTGCAAGCATGGTACGGGACCTCATACAACAAAGCTGTCTTGAAGGCAGAAGGTGACGTCGCCAAAGGAAAGCTCGAAGAGTCTCGCACCGAACTGCTTTGGAGCCGTGCTGCCACAACCTATTGGGATACACAGTTGGGTCTGCGCTTAGACAACGGCGTGGGACCTAGCCGTCAATGGCTGGCATTTGGTGTGCAGGGCCTGGCCCCTTACTGGTTCGAGCTGGAGGCCACAGCCTATGTTGGCAGTGGCGGCAGAACTGCGCTTCGCCTAAATGCAAGCTACGAACTATTGCTGACTCAGCGCCTGATCCTTGAGCCAAGAGCTGAAATGCAGTTTTACGGCAAGGATGATCCAGAGCGGCATATCGGCAAGGGCCTAGCCGAAGCATCTGCGGGCCTGCGACTGCGCTACGAGTTCAGCCGTCAGTTCGCTCCATATATCGGAGTGGAACGTGCGGGAAGTTTCGGGCGAACCGCTGATCTCGTTCGTGCCGACGGTGGCCGTGCTCAGCAAACACGTTGGGTGGCCGGTGTCCGCTTCTGGTTCTAG
- the copC gene encoding copper homeostasis periplasmic binding protein CopC, with protein MNRSNLVAKFIAPIAATLFASAAFAHPSLVSSSPADKSQVAAPATIELKFSETLVPQFSAANLIMTGMPGMPNHGAMKVSASVSGASDGKTMVITPAQTLQPGAYRVDWRAVSSDTHPINGNVTFQVK; from the coding sequence ATGAACCGCTCAAACCTGGTCGCTAAGTTCATCGCGCCAATTGCCGCAACACTGTTCGCTTCCGCAGCATTTGCACATCCTTCGTTAGTTTCCTCCTCTCCTGCGGATAAGTCGCAGGTCGCGGCACCTGCCACGATTGAGTTGAAGTTCTCGGAAACGCTGGTTCCTCAGTTCTCGGCAGCGAACTTGATCATGACGGGGATGCCCGGAATGCCGAACCACGGCGCAATGAAGGTCAGCGCAAGCGTCTCTGGCGCTAGCGATGGCAAAACCATGGTCATTACTCCCGCTCAGACGCTTCAACCCGGTGCCTATCGCGTGGATTGGCGTGCAGTGTCGTCAGACACACACCCTATCAATGGCAACGTCACATTCCAGGTGAAGTAA
- a CDS encoding heavy metal response regulator transcription factor, which yields MRILIVEDEPKTGEYLRQGLTEAGYIADLVPNGSDGLHLALQGEYSLVILDVMLPGLNGWQVLQSLRDRGLHMPVLFLTARDHVEDRVKGLELGADDYLVKPFSFAELLARVRIILRRGHPANEGTTLTVADLELDLLRRRVSRNGKRVDLTAKEFGLLELLMRRHGEVLPRSLIASQVWDMNFDSDTNVIEVAMRRLRAKIDEGHSIKLIQTVRGMGYVLEVPEEE from the coding sequence ATGAGGATTTTGATTGTTGAAGATGAGCCTAAAACAGGTGAGTACCTGCGCCAGGGATTGACCGAGGCTGGCTACATTGCTGACCTCGTCCCAAATGGCTCAGACGGCTTACATCTGGCTTTGCAAGGGGAGTACTCCTTGGTGATCTTGGATGTTATGCTGCCGGGCCTCAATGGTTGGCAGGTGCTCCAGTCTTTGCGTGATCGAGGACTACATATGCCGGTCCTGTTTCTTACTGCACGGGACCATGTCGAGGACCGTGTCAAAGGACTAGAGCTCGGCGCTGATGATTACCTGGTAAAGCCGTTTTCTTTCGCAGAGCTACTCGCCAGAGTTCGCATTATTCTTAGACGTGGACATCCGGCCAATGAAGGTACTACTCTGACTGTTGCAGATCTCGAGCTAGACCTGCTGCGTCGCCGCGTATCTCGCAACGGCAAACGTGTTGACCTCACAGCCAAAGAGTTCGGACTCTTGGAGTTGCTGATGCGCCGACATGGTGAAGTGCTGCCACGTTCATTGATCGCATCGCAGGTATGGGACATGAATTTCGACAGCGACACCAACGTCATTGAGGTGGCCATGCGCCGTCTGCGGGCAAAAATTGACGAAGGCCACTCGATCAAACTGATCCAGACCGTACGAGGAATGGGCTATGTGCTTGAAGTCCCCGAGGAGGAATAG
- a CDS encoding copper resistance system multicopper oxidase codes for MPRHSPFFVTPTQGFSRRRFVQGLAAGGVLAGLSTQSLMAFAQQSSTVRGAAPVLKGNEFDLVIAESAVNFTGKPGMATTINGSLPAPTLRWREGETVTIRVTNKLREATSIHWHGIILPYQMDGVPGISFAGIPPGETFTYRFKVQQSGSYWYHSHSGMQELTGMYGAIIIDPAGPETIRADRDHVVLFSDWTDEDPMRVFAKLKVQGDYYNYNQPTVFDFFRDASRDGVSAALDKRKMWNEMRMNPTDLADLSSATLTYLANGVTPAGNWTALFRPGERVRLRMVNGAGNTFYDVRIPGLKLTVVHVDGVDVEPVTVDEFRFGPGETIDVIVEPRDDAYTIFAQSMDRTGYARATLAVREGLQAPVPALDPVEWLGMSDMMGAMSHGSSGADMDMTGMSGMTGMSGMTGMSGMTGMSGMTGMSGMTGMAGMAGMSGAMAGMDHGAMAGMNHGGMAMDHSQHAKPAGSLAVPSTTARHARTEYGARTDMRVDMARTNLDDPGIGLRNNGRRVLTLADLHTPSGPMDSRGPGREVELHLTGNMERYSWSLDGLEFGQSTPVHFRHGERLRVILHNDTMMTHPMHLHGMWSELESPDGRFLARRHTLPVQPAQRISFLVTADALGRWAWHCHLMFHMDAGMFREVVVS; via the coding sequence ATGCCGCGTCATTCGCCATTTTTTGTCACTCCCACTCAAGGGTTCTCTCGTCGGCGCTTCGTTCAGGGGCTGGCCGCAGGAGGCGTTCTGGCGGGCCTGTCAACGCAGTCGCTCATGGCATTCGCACAGCAGAGCTCCACAGTCCGCGGGGCCGCTCCGGTGCTGAAGGGTAACGAGTTCGATTTGGTGATCGCCGAGTCCGCCGTGAACTTTACGGGCAAGCCAGGGATGGCGACAACGATCAATGGATCGCTTCCTGCACCAACCCTGCGCTGGCGAGAGGGGGAGACGGTGACGATTCGCGTCACGAACAAGCTGCGCGAGGCCACTTCTATTCATTGGCACGGCATTATCTTGCCCTACCAGATGGACGGAGTTCCAGGCATCAGCTTTGCGGGCATTCCTCCTGGAGAGACGTTTACCTACCGTTTCAAGGTTCAGCAAAGCGGTTCCTACTGGTATCACTCACATTCAGGCATGCAGGAACTCACCGGCATGTATGGAGCGATCATCATTGATCCCGCAGGACCTGAGACTATCCGTGCAGATCGTGATCATGTCGTGCTCTTCTCTGACTGGACTGACGAAGACCCCATGCGCGTTTTCGCAAAGCTCAAGGTTCAGGGCGACTACTACAACTACAACCAGCCCACGGTCTTTGATTTCTTCCGTGATGCATCGCGTGATGGCGTGTCAGCGGCATTAGACAAGCGCAAGATGTGGAACGAGATGCGCATGAATCCAACGGATTTAGCCGACCTCTCTTCTGCGACCCTGACCTACCTCGCAAATGGCGTCACACCTGCAGGCAATTGGACTGCTCTTTTCCGTCCGGGCGAGCGTGTCCGGCTGCGCATGGTCAACGGCGCGGGCAATACCTTCTATGACGTACGTATACCGGGCCTGAAGCTCACGGTGGTTCATGTTGACGGTGTCGACGTAGAGCCTGTGACTGTCGATGAATTCCGATTCGGCCCTGGCGAAACCATAGACGTGATTGTCGAGCCACGTGATGACGCCTATACGATTTTTGCCCAGTCGATGGACCGAACAGGCTACGCACGCGCTACGTTAGCAGTGCGCGAAGGCCTGCAGGCTCCAGTCCCCGCACTCGATCCCGTCGAATGGCTGGGTATGAGCGACATGATGGGCGCCATGAGCCATGGCAGTTCTGGAGCCGACATGGACATGACCGGCATGTCTGGGATGACCGGCATGTCTGGGATGACCGGCATGTCTGGGATGACCGGCATGTCTGGGATGACCGGCATGTCTGGGATGACGGGTATGGCCGGGATGGCTGGTATGTCGGGGGCAATGGCCGGCATGGATCATGGTGCGATGGCCGGCATGAATCACGGTGGTATGGCGATGGACCATAGTCAGCATGCCAAGCCTGCTGGGAGCTTGGCAGTGCCCAGCACCACCGCACGCCATGCTCGCACTGAATATGGCGCAAGAACAGATATGCGAGTCGATATGGCCCGCACCAATCTTGACGATCCCGGTATCGGTCTGCGCAATAACGGCAGACGGGTGCTGACCTTGGCAGATCTGCATACACCTTCAGGTCCGATGGACTCGCGCGGTCCTGGACGAGAGGTGGAGTTGCACCTGACGGGGAATATGGAGCGATATTCCTGGTCTCTTGATGGATTGGAGTTCGGGCAATCAACGCCTGTTCACTTCCGTCACGGCGAGCGTTTGCGAGTCATCCTGCACAACGACACGATGATGACTCACCCTATGCACTTGCATGGGATGTGGAGTGAACTGGAGAGCCCTGATGGTCGATTCCTCGCCCGTCGACACACCTTGCCAGTACAGCCTGCACAACGCATCAGCTTCTTGGTGACGGCAGATGCTCTGGGGCGCTGGGCATGGCATTGCCACCTGATGTTCCACATGGATGCAGGCATGTTCCGCGAAGTCGTAGTGTCTTGA